One Ostrea edulis chromosome 6, xbOstEdul1.1, whole genome shotgun sequence genomic window, tatttttaacacaGATACCAAGAGatcatttattgaatattttaacaGATACCAAGTGatcatttattgaatattttaacaCAGATACCACAAAatcatttattgaatattttcaacacAGATACCACGAGatcatttattgaatatttttaacacaGATACCATGAGATTAgttattgaatatttttcaCACAGATACCACAAGatcatttattgaatatttttaaaaacttcattttatttgttgtgtgttttaCCTCCTTAACAACAAAATGACAAGAAAAATAATTGCACATTTGATTAAAACTCCTAAcaattatttgaatttgttAAGCTAGGAGAGATCTTGCTTGACTAGATAATTCCACATCTTTAAAAACAGAGGCACAGGCATACACTGCAGCTCCTAGAGTACaaataatacacacaatatctgACAGACATAACCTACCTATTGAGGACTGCGAATTCAATTGTGACAATCTACCCTGAGGTATTCCAGCCCCGGGGTGAGACATGGGTGTAGCCATTCCTACCGGAGGGGGCGGTGCTGGAGCAGCAGCCGGTGTCACTGAGGAGACTGACATCTGACCATAGTTACTGCCCCTGACTTGAGAAGCTCTGGATTGTCCTTAAAATAAAGAAATGGGGTTttagcatatatataaaaaaaaattcctgtgtAAAATTGAATACTAAACAAACAATTCACAATTTAACTGTTTTTCAGTTCAAATTTAATAATCTAGTCATGCTTGACAGGAATATTGCATTCTTAAGTTTTTGACATGAAAACTTTGTTCCAGGATCAGTATCACAATGACcaaacaattttcataaatgaaaatttgagaTTTCTTACATAACAATTAAAGCATAATATCTCCAAAGAACATTCAAATGATGAATTCTATCAACTCCAAACAGAGAGCTTTCTTACTGCCTGAACATGTTGAGAGGTTTCTGAGTATTCTGTGAATGTTGAGAGGTTTCTGTGAATGTTGAGGTTACTGTGAATGTTGAGAGGTTTCTGTGAATGTTGAGGTTTCTGTGAATGTTGAGAGGTTTCTGGGTATTTTGTGAATGTTGAAAGGTTTCTGTGAATGTTGAGGTTTTTGTGAATGTTGAGAGGTTTCTGTGAATGTTGAGGTTTCTGTGAATGTTGACAGGTTTCTGGGTATTTTGTGAATGTTGTGAGGTTTCTGTGAATGTTGAGAGGTTTCTGGGTATCTTGTGAATGTTGAGAGGTTTCTGTGAATGTTGAGAGGTTTATGTGAATGTTGAGGTTTCTGTGAATGCTGAGAGGTTTCTGTGAATGTTGAGAGGTTTCTGGGTATCTTGTGAATGTTGAGAGGTTTCTGTGAATGTTGAGAGGTTTCTGTGAATGTTGAGAGGTTTATGTAAATGTTGAGAGGGTTCTGTGAATGTTGAGAGGTTTCTGAGAATGTTGAGAGGTTTCTGAGTATTCTGTGAATGTTGAGAGGTTTCTGTGAATGTTAAGAGGTTTCTGAGTATTCTGTGAATGTTGAGAGGTTTCTGTGAATGTTGAGAGGTTTCTGATTGCCCCATACCTGGTAGTCCCGTTGTCTGTACGGTGTAGTTACTACTGGCGTACTGTGATGGGACAGAGGGTGGGGCCACTGGTGGGGCAGGGGTCCTGTAGTGACTGCCAGCACTTCGTCCTAGGGTCCCTCCACCCCGGTTCATTGGTGGGGTGGGCGGATGAGAGGTAGGGGCTTGTCCAGATGACCCACTACTGACCGAAGGACTGCGAGCAGGTTTAGAAGATCCCTATTCAGAGAGGAAAAAAATTCTCTCAAATGACTGATAATCATGATTGCAGTATTAATCACTAATATTCACTGTGATCATTTTTATGTTGCAAGTAAAAGTTATTATTATAAAGCAGTTCATAAtctataaattttgttttggaaCAGAAAAGAAGTTGTCGTATTAGTGAAAATTAATCCCGGAGAATGTGCATGTTTCAGTATAGGCAATGTGGATAAATTGATTACTGTGTTCCTATGGCATCTCAGGTAAACCGCATTCCCATCCCACTAACTGTCCCTACAACACCTATCCGAAAATCGGATCAAATTTTTAGAATTAACAAATGCTATCTCCTCCTTCATTACAAGAAGGTTTTCATGTTTATTTCCTTAATcaaatatctatttatctatcaaTACTCTCGGTTTCTTTCCATGCAGTAGTGGCAAGCATAGTCCCACATCTGAACAAACTCGAGCCCCTTAATCCAAgtatgctttgtggcaagttctGTTAACctagtagttcttgagaagaaatcgaaaatgtgaaaaatctACAGGTGCTAGACAAcaaattttactttttaaaaaatctcacTTCTTCAACTCTGATGAGCTAATAAATAGAGTTGACACAGATTATTActtttttaaacttttaattgCTGATCATTAAATAACAGTACGTGGCACTCAAAAATATGCAGATTGTAGGAATATGAAGTTACACTACCTAGATCTATAAAGCAAACAATGTTTCAAATTCTCAGTTATTCGGAGAATGCACATActtatttgttttgatatatcaTTGTGACAGTTTCAATACACTTTATAAGGtatagaaatgaaatataataattgattctaTCCCTCACAAGGAAGTGACACTGAAGGTAAGCTTCAGCACTGTGAATGGTGATAACCTCTACAGATAGGGGTTATTTATTCAGCACTGTGAATGGTGATAACCTCTACAGATAGGGGTTATTTATTCAGCACTATGAATGGTGATAACCTCTACAGATAGGGGTTATTTATTCAGCACTGTGAATGGTGATAACCTCTACAGATAGGGGTTATTTATTCTGCTGCAGCGAGGGCGCTGTTAAATAACAAGTCTGCATTCCATGTATTGTACCCTCACAAACAATCATGTATTGTACCTCACAAACAATCATGTATTGTACCCTCACAAACAATCATGTATTGTACTCTCACAAACAATCATGTATTGTACTCTCACAAACAATCATGTATTGTACCCTCACAAACAATCATGTATTGTACCCTCACAAACAATCATGTATTGTACTCTCACAAACAATCATGTATTGTACCCTCACAAACAATCATGTATTGTACCCTCACAAACAATCATGTATTGTACCTCACAAACAATCATGTATTGTACTCTCACAAACAATCATGTATTGTACCCTCACAAACAATCATGTATTGTACCTCACAAACAATCATGTATTGTACTCTCACAAACAATCATGTATTGTACTCTCACAAACAATCATGTATTGTACCCTCACAAACAATCATGTGAATGACTAACTATCATGTATTGTACCCTCACAAACAATCATGTGAATGGCAAACTATCATGACTTGAGACAATTTACTACATATAAAGTTACTTACACGACTGAATTCACATGTAGGTGTCAGTCTGATTATACTACTGACAAATGATTATACTAATCCACAGAAAATTATAGCCAATCATCTGAAAGTTTATCACTCACCATATACTTATTAATCCTCGTATATCCAACACAAAACATAGGAGAGTGTATACCCACACCCAACACAAAACATAGGAGATTGTATACCCACACCCAACACAAAACATAGGAGAGTGTATACCCACACCCAACACAAAACATAGGAGATTGTATACCCACACCCAACACAAAACATAGGAGAGTGTATACCCACACCCAACACAAAACATAGGAGATTATATATTCAAAGTATTGTCAAAACAACCACCTTTCATTAGTGAGAGATGGAAAGCTCTAGCTATGATATTATGATTCCTACATTATTTATATCTTGAGCTGTAACAGACACTAATCACTACAATGATCTACATTAGTGTTGTATTGAGCTGTAACAGACACTAATTACTACAATGATCTACATTAGTGTTATTTTGAGCTGTAACAGACACTAATCACTACAATGATCTACATTAATTTAGTGTTATTTTGAGCTGTAACAGACACTAATCACTACAATGATCTACATTAATTTAGTGTTATTTTGAGCTGTAACAGACACTAATCACTACAATGATCTACATTGATTTAGTGTTATTTTGAGCTGTAACAGACACTAATCACTACAATGATCTACATTAGTGTTATTTTGAGCTGTAACAGACACTAATCACTACAATGATCTACATTAATTTAGTGTTATTTTGAGCTGTAACAGACACTAATCACTACAATGATCTACATTAATTTAGTGTTATTTTGAGCTGTAACAGACACTAATCACTACAATGATCTACATTGATTTAGTGTTATTTTGAGCTGTAACAGACACTAATCACTACAATGATCTACATTAATTTAGTGTTATTTTGAGCTGTAACCGACACTAATCACTACAATGATCTGCATTAATTTAGTGTTATTTTGAGCTGTAACAGACACTAATCACTACAATGATCTACATTGATTTAGTGTTATTTTGAGCTGTAACAGACACTAATCACTACAATGATCTACATTGATTTAGTGTTATTTTGAGCTGTAACAGACACTAATCACTACAATGATCTACATTAATTTAGTGTTATTTTGAGCTGTAACAGACACTAATCACTACAATGATCTACATTAGTGTTGTATTGAGCTGTAACAGACACTAATCACTACAATGACCTACATTAGTGTTATTTTGAGCTGTAACAGACACTAATCACTACAATGATCTACATTAATTTAGTGTTATTTTGAGCTGTAACAGACACTAATCACTACAATGATCTACATTAATTTAGTGTTATTTTGAGCTGTAACAGACACTAATCACTACAATGATCTACATTAGTGTTATTTTGAGCTGTAACTGACACTAATCACTACAATGATCTACATTAGTGTTGTATTGAGCTGTAACAGACACTAATCACTACAATGATCTACATTAATTTAGTGTTATTTTGAGCTGTAACAGACACTAATCACTACAATGATCTACATTAGTGTTATTTTGAGCTGTAACAGACACTAATCACTACAATGATCTACATTAATTTAGTGTTATTtaacacacaataaacacagGGAGTATACCTTTATGATACCTTGCTCCTGTACCTGTAAAAGATCACCAATATAACATGCAGATTACAGTCATGCAAAACTGTGGGTCTCAAAAAAAATATGGCAGCAAGTTACTTAGTAAGCTACAAGGAGACAGAAAGGAAATCTGTTAAGTGAAAACAGCACAATAACATACAATAAACTCAATGAAATCAAAGTCTACATTTACACAAGGAAATAAAAGTCAAATTCGGGAACAATATTAATGTTGGATTACACACTCTGATACGATCATGCTTTTTAAAGGCGAGCTAGAGAACAGGAGACGAGTTCTAACGACAGAATACTTTTATTATACAAATCAGAGGAGCAGAATACATTCAGGTCAGAGGAAAACAACTCACCCTGACCCCGTGACCCAATTCATCAAGACTAGAGTAGTCAATTGGTTTTCGTTGGTATTTTGTGGGTTTCTCCGCTTGTTCTGGGAAGATGATGCCGTTCTTGACACCGGCTGGTCGGGTGGAGCTTCTGTTGGTAGTTAGGACCCCTATCTCCCTTCGTGCCACCTTCTCTTTGTGAATATTCACAGTCTTTAGAAATAGAGGATAAGAAAGATATAATTTTGTTCAGCACCTGTTGTACTGTTTGAGACAAAATATATCCCAAGACTGCTAAAGTTGTGCAATCACTCCTAACATTTCATTTTGAGATACTGCTGGGTGACCAATCTAAATTCTGGAAAATACTTTTGACAAACCAAGTTTTGAagtaacaagaggtactgtgagcaatgctcactaagaataccccctgcttaccccaatctcccaaagggtgttggtaataggtaaaacttcagtattatgatccaaaaggtatctaggaacacagcatctccatgcgatgaaaaaagccattaaagaatttaaatggaaaccatattgctacttcgatgtccagtgcgcgtgacctttgaaccccaaaatcgatagggaacatcttcatcaccccaaaatcgatagggaacatcttcatcccatgggtagtccatatatatgatatggtgacggtaggtggaaaggataatgctttagagcccggaaaccattgcgtctacagatggacggacagacgaacAACCCGAtcccagtatacccccccccccccccccacaacttgttgcggggggtataataactcAATTGGCTTAAGTACCTGTGCCAGGTAGTTGACCCCTGACTCCATTTCTGCCAGCTGATTCTGCTGAAGGTCCAGCAGCTTTAGGAAGTTGGTGGCCAGGCTGTTGATCTGGTAAGCCACGCTGGCCAGGGAGTGGGTGGTGTAGTTCTTGGTTTCCTCCAGGGCAGCACGTTTGTCCGTGGCCTGAAGAAAAAGATACGGAAACTTATATCACACTTTAACATTAAAAGTCATAGGAGACAATTTGTTATGCTTGAAAATAAGTTCCTGTTCAATTACTGAAGTTAAAcagataaataattcaaacaaataagTTCCTGTTTAATTACTGCAGTTATAcagataaataattcaaacaaataagTTCCTGTTTAATTACTGAAGTTAAACAGatattaaataattcaaacaaataagTTCCTGTTTAATTACTGAAGTTGTAcagataaataattcaaacaaatatgcGAATAAACTGAGTAAGCTGACACTAGTTCTTTGAAGGTTTCCTGTGTGTAGAATTACCCTACAAGTATCATGACTTACCTCCCTTTGTCAATACACACTGATGGATTGTTTATTACAACAATGACAAGATAATTAATTCTGATATCTATCTATTGTCCATCAGAATGTTCTGTGCGTGGCTTACTACTGCAATGTTAAGTCAGGTGAGTGTTTCAATGTAATTATTCTCAAACTAAAAGGATCCAAATTTCAGTGAGATCTGGCTACAAAATATATGCTGAGACCACTTTGCAATCAACAAGTTTTCAAAGCTGTGCTGCACCAATGATTTATGACTGATCAATTTGAAATACATCCCAAATGCAAGTAAAAGACACGGCTATAAAAAGCTGGATCTTCACCCAGACGTCATTTCAACTCCATACAACATATCTACAAATGTGACAAAGACAGAGAAAATGAATGCAACTTtattaattgatagattttgTTGTTTTCCATTTGCtatctgtgttttatttttattttattgtttccAGGTTGTATGTCATTGTCTGTTACTTATAGGTAAGGGGTTAGTTCATTTCTTTGATATTGTATTGTCAGACACTGACACAGGAGTAGAAAGGTTAATGCCAGGCATGGACTAACTCTCTGCATGCATGATTGAAAATTTTGGGTAGTGGTGGGGGTGGTATGGAAGTGAGGGGAGGGAGCTACATGTTGAGCACTGCATGTACGTATCTGGAGATCAATGCATAAATtgtgattatttatatcatttcacagCAGTCGGTTGTTTTGATGACTtgagaaaataaatatcattaagtaaatatacacatatgatGTATGATAAGTGCATAGAggaaataaacagttttatatcTTTGCTagcaaacatcagaaatttaatccaataactcatATTTTTGGTACCAAGACATTCACTtacaacattctgaaaaattaCCTTCAAACCTGGCAGATATCTTTGTACTAGAAATTAGACGTCTTTAGCCATCACTATTTTGTATACAAAAGTTGCCCAAGTGACACTTAATTTTCGTatcttctttttctgaagagttccaaaattttctagttccgatatcccgtaCTATTGATGGACTTGCCTAGATGCTTGTGCAGTCTAatgcgctggttacatgctgctaagAGATTTGGTTCCGGAGGTCTCGAGTTCAACCCCAGGTAGGGACGGAAGTaagtatccaaataaagtgaaattttctgtgattttatattattaaatatttcttcacttagggcagttatgttaatacttctcattaccagctcgttggagttatcgcgctttgatgactcttgtgcgtcattggtaagaaattgcacaaatctcgcgagcaagtgcgagattactgggacataaacggaACGAAACGTACAtagcacccccacccccttttttaagagttaaaatacatggtgtatttttagataaaattaccattagtcaaactgcaattaaatattctaacactatcttattaaagatgttacatgtttcttaattaaactccaccacacctatttaaaaaattccaaacaatgaTGTTCTCTGGACATCcaagtccatcaatattttgtaattttcaaattagcttagatgcagtttggaaacgcattaggtgtgttaattagtgttataaacgtgtttaaaaaatgcagtgtggcacatacatacatgttctaaaatatggagatttatggggggggggggggggtacgattacaaagtccatgccatatgaacctgtcctaattgtatgataaaatagaatatcttcatagtctgacagaataactttaaaaacatattaatcacattaattacaagaaaatttcttgtgttggatgtgcatataggtttttcccCTCACAgttcttgcgattgatgctttatatcggcacggtcagatttggcaaattTAGTAGCTTCTCTCCCTCATATAGTTTAATAAGATCGTCTGTTTTCttttaagaataatcaattcctaaatttgactttagaattttaatcaatgttgtggtttgcagtcggttataatatgtattcgataccataattcatattacgtatgcctaagtatAATGTATTTACactatgttgtcccggtagcacgactttacgcgcctttaatttgaagagttccactaatggaaatgataagtatttaAAAGTGcattgctatttccgtgctttatataaaatatttcaaatgcaatgtgtatcttgCATGATCCTCTTCAATGTAccttaaataactgtatcccatttccattctcaatgactgtgtagcatgtgacaGCATGGCAAGAATTCCATCgccatcgaaagcaagttttttaaacttgcctagatggtcgagcatGCTGGTTaaatgctgctaggagattttgTTCcgtaggtcgtgagttcaaccccgggtaggggcagaagtgggtatccaaataaagtgaaatttccTGTGCAATGTGTATCTTGTATGATCcttttaaatgtacattaaataaCAGTAatttgtaccatagtttggcgtgctttcttttgttaaaagtgtgggttatctgtacataacccacacttttcttcaaaccccgcccacattctcgaaagaaaaaaacaacaacatcacTGTCCATTGTATGACGTtcctccagatcaaaattgcacatatcaaacacggataactgactcggactaagttctccaaatacattatagatattcgcactgaatctcacttaaaccttgatacaagataatatcgtaaatggtctcgtcccaaagactttctatttccacattctcctcaagtcgagaaacacgtgtaCGTAGAAATATGGGTAGcatttataaagagttttataaaagacccagtcacgtgataagaatgcgtttgagagataaacttgtttagcggacagagtgaatcagacttgtgtttcttttatggtttcgcatcttacaattcttaattttttctctcttatgtttcaccattttttttttttaaatctattgtatatacatgtaaaagttttttccagccaatttagtcaaaatatgtattagaatgaaggatatcaaataggattttcaagagtaaccaccatcatcagttgaatatattgctaaatttttaaacagaaaaatgcatGAATATGGGTTCtaagaattttatttgaatttttaaatttcaattcttaaaGCCAATGCCGGTACTAAAAGTTGGAGAAtgcgtaaatgttaaataaaaatatcaaaaccaacagtccaaacatttatatgcactttaaaaatggctttttaaaaacaattaatgaacatacatttttcgGTGATAGAAAGTCAAATGAcattatgatagaaatatatggtgtaTAAAGTGTAATTTAAATACATAACAATTGacatcatattgtaaacaggcgacCGCGCTTCCGAAAGCTATGATAAAATATAACgaataatagtaaactatggtacaagtcacttaccccatataatattgttgattatgtgcagatacccgatgggcgtggtcataatgacacttGGGAGCTATGCTCCCTCGTGTCATTATGGTCacacccatcgggtatctgcacataaccaacaatatcatatggggtaactactacGTATTctatttccattctcaatgacagtgtagtgtgtgacagtgctatatatacatgatatacacacatatatacaaaatggtgatatttcaaacatcaaacttgTCAAGAAgctaaattttgatatttcaaaacaaacaaatttgaTGAATAATTCTGGTAGATATGAATTATCATCAGATCGAGATAACAGAAATTAATGAGCTGCAAATGAGAGCATTTTCTGTACAATAAAATGATTAAACAGGGTTATAAATGGATGAAAATTCGTTAGTTTGATTGATATGTGTACAATTATCAATAACCAATGCAGTCAAACAGTCTACATATTATTCagtaataattttaaaatctgcaggGTTCTTTAGGGTTCTCTATTTAGTAGGACCCATCATTGTCTGTACAAATTGCCGTTGCTGACAACTTAATCATATAAATGCTGATCTTTAATTGGCTCCTGATTTAATCACTTATGGACGACCACTTGCCactttaaaactttttattcAGTTAAGAAGCAAGCATAcgaaaggaaaataaaaatcataacacAAATTCCCATTTCAAAGCTATGCACACACACAAACTGGCAGAATGTTCGTAGCCGCAAAAGAGGCCAAAAATTGTTGGAAGAAAAAGAAGATGAAAGAGAAGAAATTGACACAAGGATCCTGATTTGTTGACCATTACTTCCTGTCCGAGAAGTGACATAGCAAAGGCCCCATAGCAAAAGGACTCATGTCCTGAATTTTACCTGTACATAATTCTCGCGGCAATACTGGGCTACTTTTTCTAAGTTTTTGTAACTATCTTGAAGGTGTTGTCGCCCATCAGGGATCTCTTGATCCATAAGTTGAGCCAACTCGGCCATCTTCCTGTCAAAGCGTTTACCAAACACGGATATCAATATAGTTTTTAGTTTTTGGAATCGCATTCCCGATGCCTTTAAGATTAACCTGGTGCGCCATTTGACACAAATAGAACCAAAATGGACCATAACATTAATTATTTCACTCTAGATGAACCCAAACCCGGTCCATTCAAATTGGATAATAGTTCACTTACATGCTTATTACACacatatgtttgaaatataatatcaaaatatctaTGAACAAAAGTGATCAACATAAAttctacaaagaatacaaattaagagtaattaggtacatgtatttaaaacaccagagatgggatcgtGTGCTTAGCAGGACATATCTATAAACTGTGGAAACTGTCGATAAGTTGGGCTCATGAATGTGTTAGCCTAGTACAATGATAatattcagtggcggatttaaagggttggggggggggggcacccaGCGCCGAATACGGGACGTTTCGTGCTGAGACGATTCACCCTGAGACGTTTCGCCCTAAGACGATTCGCACTTTGATATTAAACTTACATTGGTGACtgtctttattttctttaatttgtagatTAATGTTTATAAATAGCCATACTGATTAAAAAATAAGTTAATAGTCTATGTTATAGAAATAATCAAACATGTGGAATTATAAATATTGGGATTAACACTCTCAACAAACTAGGTAAGAGATCTAAGCGAGATTAAAGACAACTACCGCGATGGCGGTACCACTTCAAATATTAAGTTAATTGCATCTATATTTTGCGGAGATGCTCCAGATGTCATTTCCACGGAGAATATAATGAGGAGACTCCTTTCAATTATGAGATTCCGTTTATatactataaaaataaaattaaaataatctcTTCAATCCGTACATAGCAGAGATACAACGATGTGGGGTTTATGGATCAAATTATTGCATTGGTTATGGtgttctgtttgaaaaatatatttcgcCGTACCAGATAAACATTTGAATTTGTTCCAAGTTGTAAAtctatttctctgagagtgaaaaagaaaagaaaagaaagattgCTTTTCTAAATAAGAGACCATGATTTCCTTAGATATACCCTCCTAAATCCGCTACCGGATATACATGAATAATTTCCTTAGATATACCCTCCTAAATCCGCTACCGGATATACATGAATAATTTCGAttaagaaatatgaaaaattgaatGTTCTGTATTACTTAgcttaaacaatatttattcgtaaataattcgacaatttttacaaacaatgtcttatacatgaaatagattgagaaacaagccaaaaggtTGATATTAACATCGCTCTAAATATCTTACAAGTAAGAGGTGAATGAAAATTCTAAGTAAAATAAGTCGTAtactaattattacaatacatgCAAAAAGAAATAGGAATAAGAGAGAAAAGCTGGAAATGAGTATTGGGAGAAAATAACACACGTTTATATGTATGATAAGTGTCGATACAgatcaaatgaatataaaatatagacaaagttgaaataacaaattgtaGAGTTATG contains:
- the LOC125645418 gene encoding abl interactor 1-like isoform X2, with the translated sequence MAELAQLMDQEIPDGRQHLQDSYKNLEKVAQYCRENYVQATDKRAALEETKNYTTHSLASVAYQINSLATNFLKLLDLQQNQLAEMESGVNYLAQTVNIHKEKVARREIGVLTTNRSSTRPAGVKNGIIFPEQAEKPTKYQRKPIDYSSLDELGHGVRVQEQGIIKGSSKPARSPSVSSGSSGQAPTSHPPTPPMNRGGGTLGRSAGSHYRTPAPPVAPPSVPSQYASSNYTVQTTGLPGQSRASQVRGSNYGQMSVSSVTPAAAPAPPPPVGMATPMSHPGAGIPQGRLSQLNSQSSIDNLPPPPTPEAVPGGDVSASPPLPPPPQDNAQYPSYQEPPLPPPEFIDDQDDMGYRQEEDPYAATGPNFAQPDWIPEYYIEKVIAIYDYQAEKEDELSFNENSLIFVTKKNDDGWYEGVMNGVTGLFPGNYVEPCM
- the LOC125645418 gene encoding abl interactor 2-like isoform X5 — encoded protein: MAELAQLMDQEIPDGRQHLQDSYKNLEKVAQYCRENYVQATDKRAALEETKNYTTHSLASVAYQINSLATNFLKLLDLQQNQLAEMESGVNYLAQTVNIHKEKVARREIGVLTTNRSSTRPAGVKNGIIFPEQAEKPTKYQRKPIDYSSLDELGHGVRVQEQGIIKGSSKPARSPSVSSGSSGQAPTSHPPTPPMNRGGGTLGRSAGSHYRTPAPPVAPPSVPSQYASSNYTVQTTGLPGQSRASQVRGSNYGQMSVSSVTPAAAPAPPPPVGMATPMSHPGAGIPQGRLSQLNSQSSIASPPLPPPPQDNAQYPSYQEPPLPPPEFIDDQDDMGYRQEEDPYAATGPNFAQPDWIPEYYIEKVIAIYDYQAEKEDELSFNENSLIFVTKKNDDGWYEGVMNGVTGLFPGNYVEPCM
- the LOC125645418 gene encoding abl interactor 2-like isoform X6 gives rise to the protein MAELAQLMDQEIPDGRQHLQDSYKNLEKVAQYCRENYVQATDKRAALEETKNYTTHSLASVAYQINSLATNFLKLLDLQQNQLAEMESGVNYLAQTVNIHKEKVARREIGVLTTNRSSTRPAGVKNGIIFPEQAEKPTKYQRKPIDYSSLDELGHGVRGSSKPARSPSVSSGSSGQAPTSHPPTPPMNRGGGTLGRSAGSHYRTPAPPVAPPSVPSQYASSNYTVQTTGLPGQSRASQVRGSNYGQMSVSSVTPAAAPAPPPPVGMATPMSHPGAGIPQGRLSQLNSQSSIASPPLPPPPQDNAQYPSYQEPPLPPPEFIDDQDDMGYRQEEDPYAATGPNFAQPDWIPEYYIEKVIAIYDYQAEKEDELSFNENSLIFVTKKNDDGWYEGVMNGVTGLFPGNYVEPCM
- the LOC125645418 gene encoding abl interactor 1-like isoform X3; translated protein: MAELAQLMDQEIPDGRQHLQDSYKNLEKVAQYCRENYVQATDKRAALEETKNYTTHSLASVAYQINSLATNFLKLLDLQQNQLAEMESGVNYLAQTVNIHKEKVARREIGVLTTNRSSTRPAGVKNGIIFPEQAEKPTKYQRKPIDYSSLDELGHGVRGSSKPARSPSVSSGSSGQAPTSHPPTPPMNRGGGTLGRSAGSHYRTPAPPVAPPSVPSQYASSNYTVQTTGLPGQSRASQVRGSNYGQMSVSSVTPAAAPAPPPPVGMATPMSHPGAGIPQGRLSQLNSQSSIDNLPPPPTPEAVPGGDVSGEILEASPPLPPPPQDNAQYPSYQEPPLPPPEFIDDQDDMGYRQEEDPYAATGPNFAQPDWIPEYYIEKVIAIYDYQAEKEDELSFNENSLIFVTKKNDDGWYEGVMNGVTGLFPGNYVEPCM
- the LOC125645418 gene encoding abl interactor 1-like isoform X1, which produces MAELAQLMDQEIPDGRQHLQDSYKNLEKVAQYCRENYVQATDKRAALEETKNYTTHSLASVAYQINSLATNFLKLLDLQQNQLAEMESGVNYLAQTVNIHKEKVARREIGVLTTNRSSTRPAGVKNGIIFPEQAEKPTKYQRKPIDYSSLDELGHGVRVQEQGIIKGSSKPARSPSVSSGSSGQAPTSHPPTPPMNRGGGTLGRSAGSHYRTPAPPVAPPSVPSQYASSNYTVQTTGLPGQSRASQVRGSNYGQMSVSSVTPAAAPAPPPPVGMATPMSHPGAGIPQGRLSQLNSQSSIDNLPPPPTPEAVPGGDVSGEILEASPPLPPPPQDNAQYPSYQEPPLPPPEFIDDQDDMGYRQEEDPYAATGPNFAQPDWIPEYYIEKVIAIYDYQAEKEDELSFNENSLIFVTKKNDDGWYEGVMNGVTGLFPGNYVEPCM
- the LOC125645418 gene encoding abl interactor 1-like isoform X4, encoding MAELAQLMDQEIPDGRQHLQDSYKNLEKVAQYCRENYVQATDKRAALEETKNYTTHSLASVAYQINSLATNFLKLLDLQQNQLAEMESGVNYLAQTVNIHKEKVARREIGVLTTNRSSTRPAGVKNGIIFPEQAEKPTKYQRKPIDYSSLDELGHGVRGSSKPARSPSVSSGSSGQAPTSHPPTPPMNRGGGTLGRSAGSHYRTPAPPVAPPSVPSQYASSNYTVQTTGLPGQSRASQVRGSNYGQMSVSSVTPAAAPAPPPPVGMATPMSHPGAGIPQGRLSQLNSQSSIDNLPPPPTPEAVPGGDVSASPPLPPPPQDNAQYPSYQEPPLPPPEFIDDQDDMGYRQEEDPYAATGPNFAQPDWIPEYYIEKVIAIYDYQAEKEDELSFNENSLIFVTKKNDDGWYEGVMNGVTGLFPGNYVEPCM